From Osmerus mordax isolate fOsmMor3 chromosome 8, fOsmMor3.pri, whole genome shotgun sequence, a single genomic window includes:
- the ephx1 gene encoding epoxide hydrolase 1, which produces MLTEVVLALVVGGVIYFLVQRSRKQVLKTEDGWWGAGAPPGGEEDQSIRPFTVQTSDGEIEDLYRRIDQTRPVESLEDSQFNYGFNSIYLQKVVSYWRNDFDWKKQVEKINRYPHFKTNIEGIDVHYVHVQPRSLPEGTSAVPLIMVHGWPGSFYEFYGLIPLLTGPSDPGNLCFEVICPSIPGYGFSEAPRKKGFDSVCAARVFLKLMRRLGFQQFYAHGGDWGWLVTTNMAQLEPKAVKGLHVNFAPPSKPSLPMVLSILLGKRFPKLFGFTDHDIRRIYPCNQNLVVEPVKESGYMHIQATKPDTAGRGLNDSPVGLAAYILEKFSSWTDPDFRSLEDGGLTRKFSLDDLLTNVMIYWSSGCIVSSMRFYKENFSKGLDQPHSRMAVHVPTGFACFPNELMHSPKLWVQQKYPQLSSYTLQPRGGHFAALEEPLLMAQDIQSFTKTLEKKK; this is translated from the exons ATGTTGACAGAGGTGGTCTTGGCCCTTGTGGTAGGAGGGGTCATCTACTTCCTGGTCCAGCGGAGCAGGAAGCAGGTTCTAAAGACGGAGGATGGCTGGTGGGGGGCAGgagcgccccctggtggagaggaggaccagAGCATTCGCCCATTCACGGTCCAGACCAGCGATGGGGAGATAGAG GACTTGTACCGCAGGATAGACCAGACAAGGCCCGTGGAGTCTCTGGAGGACAGCCAGTTCAACTACGGCTTCAACTCCATCTACTTGCAGAAGGTAGTGTCCTACTGGAGGAATGACTTTGACTGGAAgaagcaggtggagaagatcaatAGATACCCGCACTTCAAAACCAACATTGAAG GCATCGACGTCCACTACGTCCACGTCCAACCCCGGAGCCTCCCGGAGGGGACGAGCGCGGTCCCCCTCATCATGGTGCACGGCTGGCCCGGGTCCTTCTACGAGTTCTACGGCCTGATCCCGCTCCTGACTGGGCCCTCTGACCCCGGCAACCTCTGCTTTGAAGTCATCTGCCCCTCCATCCCGGGGTACGGCTTCTCTGAGGCACCCCGCAAGAAAG ggtttgACTCGGTGTGTGCGGCTCGTGTGTTCCTCAAGCTGATGAGGCGGCTGGGCTTCCAGCAGTTCTACGCCCACgggggggactggggctggCTGGTCACCACAAACATGGCGCAGCTGGAACCCAA GGCAGTGAAAGGCCTGCATGTGAACTTCGCCCCTCCCTCCAAGCCAAGCCTTCCCATGGTCCTGTCCATCCTACTGGGCAAACGCTTTCCCAAGCTGTTCGGCTTCACGGACCACGACATCCGCAGGATCTACCCCTGCAACCAGAACCTGGTGGTGGAGCCGGTTAAAGAGTCGGGCTACATGCACATCCAAGCTACTAAGCCTGATACTGCAG gccgGGGCCTGAATGACTCCCCTGTGGGTCTGGCTGCCTACATTCTAGAGAAGTTCTCCTCCTGGACGGACCCTGACTTCAGGAGCCTGGAGGACGGAGGGCTGACCAG GAAGTTCTCTTTGGACGACCTTCTGACCAACGTGATGATCTACTGGAGCTCTGGGTGCATCGTCTCCTCCATGAGGTTCTACAAGGAGAACTTCAGCAAGGGCCTGGACCAGCCGCACTCCAG gatGGCAGTGCATGTACCCACAGGTTTCGCTTGCTTCCCCAACGAGTTGATGCACAGCCCCAAGCTGTGGGTGCAGCAGAAGTACCCCCAGCTGAGCAGCTACACGCTGCAGCCTCGCGGGGGGCACTTCGCTGCCCTGGAGGAGCCCCTGCTGATGGCCCAGGACATCCAGAGCTTCACTAAGACGCTGGAGAAGAAGAAGTAG
- the slc5a6a gene encoding LOW QUALITY PROTEIN: solute carrier family 5 member 6a (The sequence of the model RefSeq protein was modified relative to this genomic sequence to represent the inferred CDS: deleted 2 bases in 2 codons) produces MGDVVQMHFSTVDYVIFAVLLVASTGIGLFHAFSGGRQRTTQEFLLADRSMGCLPVSLSLLATFQSAVAILGVPSEVYAFGTQYWFLGCSYFLGLLIPAHVFIPVFYRLRLSSAYEYLELRFNKTVRICGTITFIFQMVIYMGVVLYAPALALNAVTGFDLWGAVMAMGLVCTLYTTLGGLKAVMWTDVFQTVVMFAGQLAVIVVGAAGQAGGMAEVWRKAVNGSRIAGLDLNPDPLERHTFWTLGLGGVFLMLALYGVNQAQVQRYLSSRTESAAVLSCYVVFPCQQLVLCLGCLMGLVMFARYGEDSPLDKGYVKSNDQMVLYFVMDVLRDLPGLPGLFVACLFSGALSTISSAFNSLATVTMEDLIKPHFPAMTEARATLLSKGLGEAQFPSPPQGAALTSHRLLSKGLGEAQFPSPPQGAALTSHKLLSKGLGEAQGQHLPSHKLLSKGLGEAQFPSPPQGAALTSHKLLSKGLGEAQFPSPPQGAALTSHRLLSKGPGASGLQALYSLSYMWYSALNSTTVVLVGLLVSMLTGPMQERDLTPGTVFPVLGTLLFFLTQHHRDKLCCVTPLLHKARPLDSLPYQMAQKDSNGVGLTREGERLEEGEEKRGGVEDKRGGEVEDRGEVEESVTPKPSCLLAHMVQETAL; encoded by the exons ATGGGAGACGTAGTGCAGATGCACTTCTCCACGGTGGACTATGTGATCTTTGCCGTGCTGCTGGTGGCGTCTACGGGCATCGGCCTCTTCCACGCCTTCTCTGGCGGCCGCCAGCGCACCACGCAGGAGTTCCTGCTGGCCGACCGCTCCATGGGCTGCTTGCCCGTGTCTCTGTCCCTGCTGGCCACCTTCCAGTCGGCCGTGGCCATCCTGGGCGTGCCGTCAGAGGTGTACGCCTTCGGGACGCAGTACTGGTTCCTGGGCTGCTCCTATTTCCTGGGGCTGCTCATCCCCGCCCACGTGTTCATCCCTGTGTTCTACAGGCTCCGCCTCTCCTCTGCCTACGAG TATCTGGAGCTGCGCTTCAACAAGACTGTTCGCATCTGTGGCACCATCACCTTCATCTTCCAGATG GTCATCTACATGGGCGTGGTCTTGTATGCCCCGGCCCTGGCTCTCAACGCAG TTACCGGCTTTGACCTGTGGGGGGCAGTGATGGCCATGGGCCTGGTGTGTACTCTGTACACCACACTG ggaggtctGAAGGCGGTGATGTGGACGGATGTGTTCCAGACTGTAGTGATGTTTGCGGGCCAGCTGGCCGTCATCGTGGTGGGGGCCGCC GGCCAGGCGGGGGGCATGGCCGAGGTGTGGAGGAAGGCTGTGAACGGGAGCCGCATCGCTGGCCTGGA CCTGAACCCTGACCCCCTGGAGAGACACACCTTCTGGACCCTGGGGCTGGGCGGGGTGTTCCTCATGCTGGCCCTGTACGGCGTGAACCAGGCGCAGGTCCAGAGATACCTCAGCTCTCGCACTGAGAGCGCCGCCGTCCT gTCATGCTACGTGGTTTTCCCCTGCCAGCAGCTGGTGTTGTGTCTGGGCTGTTTGATGGGCCTGGTGATGTTCGCTCGCTACGGAGAGGACAGCCCTCTGGACAAGGGCTACGTCAAGTCCAACGACCAG ATGGTGCTGTACTTTGTGATGGACGTGTTGAGGGATCTGCCCGGCCTGCCCGGCCTGTTTGTGGCGTGTCTCTTCAGTGGAGCCCTCAG CACCATCTCGTCAGCGTTTAACTCCCTGGCGACGGTAACCATGGAGGACCTGATCAAGCCCCACTTCCCAGCGATGACGGAGGCCCGAGCCACGCTGCTGTCTAAGGGCCTGGGTGAGGCGCagttcccctcacccccacaggGGGCAGCACTTACCTCACACAGGCTGCTGTCTAAGGGCCTGGGTGAGGCGCagttcccctcacccccacaggGGGCAGCACTTACCTCACACAAGCTGCTGTCTAAGGGCCTGGGTGAGGCGCa gGGGCAGCACTTACCCTCACACAAGCTGCTGTCTAAGGGCCTGGGTGAGGCGCagttcccctcacccccacaggGGGCAGCACTTACCTCACACAAGCTGCTGTCTAAGGGCCTGGGTGAGGCGCagttcccctcacccccacaggGGGCAGCACTTACCTCACACAGGCTGCTGTCTAAGGGGCCTGG agcCTCTGGTCTCCAGGCTCTCTACTCTCTGTCCTACATGTGGTACAGCGCTCTGAACTCCACCACTGTGGTGCTGGTGGGGCTGCTGGTCAGCATGCTCACCG ggcccaTGCAGGAGCGTGACCTGACCCCCGGTACAGTGTTTCCTGTCCTGGGCACGCTGCTCTTCTTCCTG ACACAGCACCACCGAGACAAGCTGTGCTGCGTCACCCCACTCCTGCACAAG gccagACCCCTGGACAGCCTGCCCTATCAGATGGCCCAGAAGGACAGCAATGGGGTGGGGCtcaccagggagggggagaggctggaggagggggaggagaagagaggaggcgtGGAGgacaaaagaggaggagaggtggaggacagaggagaggtggaggagagtgttACCCCTAAGCCTTCCTGTCTGCTCGCTCACATGGTGCAGGAGACAGCCTTGTGA
- the srp9 gene encoding signal recognition particle 9 kDa protein — MPYFQTWEEFARAAEKLYLTDPMKVRVVLKYRHCDGNLCIKVTDDAVCLQYKTDQAQDVKKIEKLHGKLMRLMVSKESHSGAMETD, encoded by the exons ATGCCTTATTTTCAGACCTGGGAAGAGTTCGCTCGTGCGGCCGAGAAGCTTTATCTGACAGATCCTATGAAG GTCCGGGTGGTCCTAAAGTACCGGCACTGTGACGGTAACCTTTGCATCAAAGTAACCGACGATGCTGTG TGTTTGCAGTACAAGACGGACCAGGCGCAGGACGTGAAGAAGATCGAGAAGCTACACGGGAAACTGATGAGGCTGATGGTCTCCAAGGAGTCGCACAGCGGCGCTATGGAAACGGACTGA
- the rpl7l1 gene encoding 60S ribosomal protein L7-like 1, translating to MAEPEVKRVIKLVPENLLKKRKAYQAIKATQAKLALLEKRKVCKGKPLKFKRLEDFLKESHRKHRDETRINRAHRRPAAPLPPAKNRLAFAVRIREIKGVSPRVMKVVQMLRLRKIFSGAFVRVNKTSMAMLKMVEPYVAWGFPNLKSVRELILKRGQAKVNRKKVPLTDNTLIEKHLGQHGIICLEDLIHEVYSVGRHFRTVNTFLWPFRLSVARHAARDKAGLLKDIGNPGYRATDINSIIRQLN from the exons ATGGCTGAACCAGA AGTGAAGAGGGTGATCAAGCTGGTTCCTGAAAACTTgttgaagaaaagaaaagcgtACCAAGCCATCAAAGCCACACAGGCCAAGCTTGCGTTGTTAGAAAAGAGAAAG GTATGTAAAGGCAAACCGTTGAAGTTCAAGCGCTTGGAAGACTTTCTGAAGGAGAGCCACCGCAAACACCGCGATGAGACTCGCATCAACAGAGCTCACCGCCGGCCAGCAGCACCACTGCCCCCCGCCAAGAACAGACTGGCCTTCGCTGTTCGCATCAGAGA GATCAAAGGCGTGAGCCCCAGAGTGATGAAGGTGGTGCAGATGCTGCGTCTGAGGAAGATCTTCAGCGGGGCGTTCGTTAGAGTCAACAAGACCAGCATGGCCATGCTGAAGATGGTGGAGCCCTATGTAGCCTGGGG ATTTCCGAACCTGAAGTCTGTGCGCGAGCTGATTCTGAAGAGAGGACAGGCCAAGGTAAACAGGAAGAAGGTTCCTCTCACAGACAACACCCTCATAGAGAAGCACCTGG GCCAGCATGGGATCATCTGCCTGGAGGACCTGATCCATGAGGTGTACTCTGTGGGGAGGCACTTCCGGACCGTGAACACTTTCCTGTGGCCGTTCCGCCTGTCTGTCGCCCGGCACGCCGCCAGGGACAAGGCCGGGCTGCTGAAGGACATCGGCAACCCTGGTTACCGTGCAACGGACATCAACTCCATCATCCGCCAGCTGAACTGA